The Xenorhabdus poinarii G6 nucleotide sequence TATTCGCTAAAATCGGAACCTGTGTTCTGGAGGCAAATGCCTGATACATCTGTAACTCGGTGATGGCTTCTGGAAATAGCATATCTGCGCCGGCTTCAATATAGGCAGTAGCTCTGTCCAGCGTCGCATCCAATCCTTCGACTGCCAGGGCATCCGTGCGAGCCATAATGACAAAATTGTCATCGGTGCGGGCATCAACGGCGGCCTTAATCCGGTCGACCATCTCCTGTTTGGACACAATTTCTTTATTGGGACGATGGCCGCAACGTTTAGCCCCAACCTGATCTTCAATATGCATCCCCGCAGCGCCTGCTTTAATAATAGAACGAAGGGTGCGAGCTACATTAAAGGCTGAAGCGCCAAATCCAATATCGGCGTCAACAAGCAGTGGTAAGTCACAGACATCAGTGATGCGACGGATATCAACCAACACATCATCCAAGGTAGAAATGCCCAAATCGGGTAATCCGAGTGAACTGGCCGCAACGCCTCCCCCGGAAAGGTAAATGGCCTTATAGCCTGCCCGTTTTGCCAGCAATGCATGATTTGCGTTGATGGTTCCAACGACTTGTAACGGTGATTCGGCTTCTATTGCTTGACGAAAAGCCAAACCTGCGGAAGAAAACGCCATACGTCACCCCGTTGTTATTAAAATGAAATATTTTTGTTTGTAGTGATTATTCAGGCAAGGTTTGTGCCAAAAATTAAAAAATGGGGGGTGGAATAGAAATGATTCACATAATTGATTGTTATTAAATATTTATTTTGGTTATCTGGTTGTTTTGAAATCACTGTTTAGTGATTGACTATACTCTGTATGCATGTTTCATGGTGAATTCATTATGTTTCATTTATGTTTTGTTGATGTTTCAAATTTTGCCGATGAAACGGCAAGCTCAGTGGATATCCGATAAACGTATGACAAAAGCGACGGGAGGAAAGATGGCATCAGGGCACGCGGGGGAACGTGATAATAATAGGCCGGTGATCTGGACGGTTTCGGTTTCCAGGCTGTTTGATCTTTTTCGTGATATCACGCCGGAATTTGATCATCAGGTTGATATCACACCGATTCAGTTGGGGTTTGAGCAGGCGGTTCAGCATATTCGTAAGCGGCTGGAAACAGAGCGCTGTGATGCCGTCATTTGTGCCGGATCGAATGGCGCCTATTTAAAAAGTCGATTATCGGTGCCGGTGATTCTGGCTAAAGCCAGCGGATTTGATTTTATGCAGGCATTGGCGCGCGCCCGGCAGATCAGTTCCCGAATCGGGGTCATTACGTATCAGAATACGTTGCCGGCACTGGAAGCGTTTCAGCAACGTTTTCATTTGCGCATTGCGCAACGCAGTTATGTGACAGAGGAAGATGCCAGAGCGCAGGTGAATGCCCTGAAAGCGCTGGGCATCAAAGTGATTGTAGGGGCAGGGTTGATTACGGATCTTGCTTATGAAGCCGGGCTGGTGGGGGTTTTTGTCTATTCTGCGGATTCTATTCGGCAGGCATTTCACGATGCATTAGAGATGGCACGCATGACCAAACTCAGTCAGGCAGTGGTTTCACCTTATCCTGCCGAAGATAAGCTGCGCACACGTCACACCATCAGAGATATCAGAGGCCATTCGGTGGCGGTAGAACATGTCCGCAATACGATTATGTTGTATTCCCGTTCGACGGCCACGGTGTTGATCCAGGGGGAAAGTGGTACGGGAAAAGAGCTGGTGGCGCAGGCGATTCATCATGAATATACATTGCGTTATAGGCAGTTGGCGGGCAAACATCCACGGCCATTTGTTGCGGTTAACTGTGGTGCGATTGCTGAATCTTTGCTGGAGGCTGAACTGTTTGGCTATGAGGAAGGCGCTTTTACAGGATCACAACGTGGTGGACGTGCCGGTTTATTTGAAATTGCGCACAGAGGGACATTATTTCTGGATGAAATTGGTGAAATGCCATTACTTTTGCAAACCCGGTTATTAAGAGTCTTGGAAGAAAAATCCGTTGTCAGAGTGGGTGGATATCGCCCGATTGCAGTGGATGTTCGGATTATTTGTGCCACACATTGTGATTTGGATACCTGGGTCAGGGAAGGGCGTTTTCGGGCTGATTTGTTCTACCGTTTGAGTGTTCTGCGGATCAATGTACCGGCATTGCGGGAAAGGGGAAATGACATTGGTTTGTTGGCAATCGAATATTTACAACGGGCTTTCGCTGCGCTGAATTCACCCGTTTCAGCGGTAAGAATGCAGGAGCTGGCTGAATGTTATGGCGTGTTGCAAGACTATCATTGGCCGGGAAATGTCCGTGAACTACGTAACTTGATGGAACGGATCGCACTGTATTTAAGTGCGCATCCTGAACAGGGTTTGACACCGGCATTAATTTTATCGCTTTCACCTGAGCGTCAGATCGAAATGGCTGCGATAGAGAATTATCGGCAAACCGCGCAGAAGAAGTCGCTTCCTCCTATTAATACGATATTTTCAGCGCATAATATCGATCAACATGATATTACAGTACATGATATTGTGGCGCGTTTTTCGGGCAATCGACGTGCCGCAGCGGAATATTTGGGAATTAGCCGGACAACGTTATGGCGGAGGTTAAAACAAGAGAAAAAAGAAGGAGCAAGCACAGATAAACCGATTAAGAACGCTTAGTGCCTTATTTTCACGACTGTTTTTAGCATATCAAAGAAGGTACTCTGCCTTTATTGTTGAGGTGCGTCTTAAAATGTATAACCAATTAATGTGTTATTTCTTTTTACAATAAACATAATGATTGAAATAATTTCAATTTAGTATTATCTAGTATATGTATTATTTTTCGTCTGACAAAGATGAATGTTTGTTTGTCTATCAAACCAAGTCAGATTCATTGATATATCAATTCATTAAATTGATTCATTGATGTTGTGAAAAATAATCTGTGTAATAACAGAGGGTAAGAAAGATGAAAAGATACATCGCTATCGCATTATGTTCGTCTTATTTTCTATTTACGCCTATTCAGGTCAGTGCCCTTATTTGTAGTCCTTTTCAAACAGATGCAGAGTATTTTGCTTGTATAGGCAAATGCGTCCAGGACAATTGGTGGGCACCTGCATGGTTGTGTGCCTGACAATTATCGTGGATAACTGAGGTTATGTTGGCGGCTTCGATGATACGCACATCAACATGAGGCCGCCTCATGACGCCGATTTCTATTGGGCACTATTATTTGCCATTCTGAGCGCCAAAGATACCGACTCGATGGGATGCCGCCGTGCGGTTGGTTTTATCGAGCTCACGGCGCATTGTTTTGCCATCAATGGCGACGATAGCCCCGTCAATGCCTTTTACTTGGGGCGGCCGTGAAACTCATTACCGATAGCAGCAGCACGATTCCCACGACGCTAGCCATGACATAACTCATTTCTTCGGGGCGTCCAATGAAAACATAACTGGCAATACCCGTCACCATGACGACTAACAAAGAACGCAAACTCATAATATAAGAAGCCGCGACACCATATATTTCAGGATAAACGCCCATGGAGCGAGCAAATAGCGTCGGATAACAGATAGCAAACCCAAAACAGAACAAACTCATGAGCACCGTGATAGCCCAGGGCGTATTGGCGATAAGAAGCGATAGAATACTGGTAATGGCTAAAAACATCCCAATTTTTTCAGCCCGTTGCTCCCCGCCAAACAGGGCGATCATTCGGGTAGAAAATAGGCTTGGCAGCGAGAATGATGCCACGATAATAAAGAAGTGCATCACAAATGCTGATAACGACAGGGAAAACGTTTCACGGTACAGGAAAGCACTTGATGCAATGAACACCATATAAGCGGCGAATAACAGTGAAGGTATCAGCGAAAGCCGCATAAAACGAAAACTCATCGTCAATTGAACATAGTTCCTGGCGATACCTTTGATATCCAACGGCGTTTTTTCTTTCTTCGTTTCAGGTAAGAAAAGCAGTTCGAGCAGTAATACCGCAGCAGTAATCGTCGCAACGACGGCGTAATTACCACGCCAACCCCAATGTTCGTTGATCCACCCGCCGGCAAGCGGAGCCAGGGACATAAAAATTGAGATACACGCGTTGACTAAGCCGATCATACTGTACATAGTTGCGCCTTGATAACGATCCGCAATAATGGCATACACAACGACAACAGGGGTACAAGCGCCCAGCCCTTGTACAAAACGGGACAACATCAAGAGTTCGATCGAATTCGCATAGGTGCAGCCCAGCGCCCCCAACAGCATGACGCAACCACCAAACAACATGATCTTACGTCGTCCAAACGACTCGGATAGCGGGCCATAAAGCAACGCACCAAATACAAATCCTAGAAAGTTATAAGTGATGGTGCGTTGTATATCCCCTTCAGCGACCCCAAAGCTGGCTGCTATATCAGGAAAACTGGGAATAGACATATCAACTTCAATGCACCCAGCCAGCAGTGAAGCAACAAGTACAAAAGGTAAAGATATCCCTCTTTCTGTTAACATATCCATACTCCAACAGAAGAATAACCCAAACGTCAATATTCCCATTTACGTTATGACTTTTATGGTGATATGTAAATTTTATTAAGATATAAATCATCATTTTATTTAAATGATATGAGTTATATCGCGTAAACGGCTTTATCGTGGTAATACACAGTCAGGTGATTTATGACAGGGTTGTCACACGGGTTCAAGAAGGGAGACTGACTATTGAGTGCACGACAGGAAATCGGTGGATAGACGTTGATTGCAATGGTAAGACGATATCCCCATTGCGCCTTGGGAAAACACAAAAAGAAAAAACCCGCTATCTGGTTGAGAGATAACGGGTTCTTATATGGTGCCGGCTACCGGAGTCGAACTGGTGACCTACTGATTACAAGTCAGTTGCTCTACCAACTGAGCTAAGCCGGCGAAATTTGGCGGAAGGATAGAGATTCGAACTCTAGGATGGTTTCCCATCGGCGGTTTTCAAGACCGCTGCCTTCGACCGCTCGGCCATCCTTCCATGGCGCGAGATTATGCCTATATCTTTTGGGTGTGTCTAGCCCCGGAAGAGAAAAAATTGTATTTTTTTACTGTTTGCCTAATATTCGATCTGCAATGCGCTTTCCATTTGTGAGACTGCTCGTATTCAGTTCAATAAATCGGCTTATTAACCGACGGATTGATGTAGAATTAATCAAAATATCTCCATACAAAAGGCAATCATTCAAAGAATGTATAAACAACCCCCTATCAAGCCATCCGCGATTCTGCGTTTTTACGTGTTATTTGTTATTTTGCTTTTTACGTCTCTCTTTTTATTCGGGTATAACTATTTTGATATTTGGTTGATGGAGAAAAAATATGCTATCAGTAGCGTAGCCGCGAAGATGAGATTGCAGATTAAAGATTATCGTTACCATGCAAATCATATCTTCAAATTGTCAAATACTCTGCCAGACTCCCCTCAGGAGAAAACACCCTTGTTTAAGTCGCGTCCCGATGTTTATTGGTTAGAAGATCGTCATCAGTCCGTTGATGCCATTATTTTTGGTCAATATAACAACCCGACGATTCAACTCGCTCAGCGTTTATCGAGTTATCTGGATATCCTCTGGGGATCCCATAATGAATATTTGTCGATGTATTATCTCAATGGAAGAGAAAATAACCTGCTGTTGATAACCACGCATTCGGTTATAAAACCCGGAATCCGATTTCAGGATAGTTATCTTATCAAGAACCCTGGCAGCAGGCGTATTGATATGTTGGATCAATCCATCACATTAGATGAAAAAGAGAGCATTTCATTCATCAATGTATTACGCGATGAAAATATTTATTTTTATACCTATAAAGCGGCATTTAATGCAGCCGGGCAAGTCACCACGGTTATTGCATTTGATTTACCCATTAATAACCTCTTACCGGTTGATATGTCACCCGCAAATTTCCGTTTGCAGGCAAATAATGTCATCAACGAATATGAATATGAGGAACCAAAGAAGCTTGAGAAGTTAGAGGTTTCATTGAATGGTTTTTGGCTGGAATTTTCTCAGCCGCTTAATATTATGCCGTATACATTGATTTATCAAGTTCCGTTGAAGGTATTAATTGTAGATTTATTGTTCAGAAATGTCTGGCTTCTACTGTCAATATTACTTTTTTTCCTGTTTTCGTTGAGTGGGTTAGTTTATATCCGCAGGCGATATATTGCGCCAAATGCCGCGATGAGCCTGGAGTTGCAAATTAAGGAGGCGTTGAATCGTGATATTATCTCCAATATTTCTGTTGGTGTGATAGTGTATGATTTCGCCGCAAATGAGTTAGTGACAAGTAATAAAGCCGCCAAAAAACTCATGCCTTATCTGGAGTTGAATAAAGTGAGGGCGATGGCGCAACAACATCATGGCCTAATTCAAACCGCCATTAATGAAGCGATTTATGATGTAAAAATGTATAGCAATAGTTTATTACCTGACACCTGTCTCTTCTTATTACAAGATAAAGATCAGGAAATTATGGCGAATAAACGATTGCAATTGGCTCATCGGGAATATGATAAAAATCTTCAGATCAGGCAGGTTATCCTGTCAAATATTCATCATGAAATAAAAGATCCCATGAGTTGTGTCAACGAGATTGCGACTCAACTGAAGCAATTATCATCAGATGACAATGAACAAGACCTCCTGGATAAATTATTGGTAAAATCGGCATATATTGCTGAATGGATTGAAGATGTTGCATTGCTCAATGCGTTAGAATCGGGGAATTGGCAGCCGGAAAACGACGTGTTTTCGCTGTCATCACGATTGGAAGATATTCTGCAAGCCTTTTTACCGACATTCAATCTCAAAGGGTTGATGGTTTATTATCACTTTAATATTCCGCCTGAAACTTTATTTATGGGGGATGGTGTCGCAGTAAGTAAAATCGTTTCATTATTATTTAATTATGCTATCACCACGACCAGTTATGGCAAAATATCCTTGATTGTTAATCGTTCAGGTCAATATGACAACCATATTAAAATTGAGTTAGTGGATAGTGGTGCCGGTTTAAGTGAACGGGATTTGATGAGTTTGAACTTCCCCTTTTTGAACCCATTAGCAGAAGATAAATATTCGACTCATTCCGGTATGGCTTTTTATTTATGTAATCAGTTGTGCAAAAAAATGGGCGGTAGCCTTGATATTAAAAGTAAGTTGGGGTTGGGAACGCATTATGTCATCAACTTACTTTTGCCCCAATATGATGATGAAAATGGCAAAGTACCTCAGATTTTGGCCGGGGTTAAAATTTTAATGGATATTAATAACCCTGAGATTAAAAAAATCATCCATACTTACCTTAATCATTATGGTGCAGAGTACGTTAATAAAAGAAAAGAGAACATCACAGAACGATACGATATTATCCTCACAGATAAACCGCACACAGAGGAAAGGCCCACACTGTTACTCGTGGGCAGTTTAACCGGGTTTAAGCAGTTAGCACCTGGCGTCGTGCAGTGTAATTACAATTTTGTCGATGACTTTCTCAATGCTATTTCGTTTCTGATTGAAGAAAATGCCAGTTTGGATGAAGAACCCAAAGAAACATCTAAAATTGCTGAACCAGCATGTGATCTTGCTAAAAATATTGACTCACTTGATAGTCATATCTACCACCTTCTAAAAAGTGATCAGATTCAATTAGCTAACAGTGAGTACAGAAAATTATTTATAGAGACAATACCTATGGATATGACTAAACTGTATTCTCATATAGAACAACATGATTGGATATCACTTTCGCAAACGGTACACCGCCTTAAGGGTGCGTTTGCTATGCTAGATTTAAAGTTTCTCAGGTCATCATGTGAGGCGTTGGAAAAACACATAGCAGACAATAATGAAGTAGAAATTAAAAAGAGCATCAGCCTCATTGATTCCTTTGTCACAAAGCTGCTGCAGCAAGGTAACCAACAATATGAAGAACCTTAACGTCATTATCGCCGATGACCATCCCATTGTTTTGTTTGGCATCCGTAAGTCACTTGAACAAATCGAGTGGATTAATGTGGTCGGCGAATTTGAAAATTCAACTACACTCATTAATAGTTTGCCGCATATAGAAGCCGATGTTTTGATAACCGATTTGTCAATGCCAGGGGATAAATATGGTGATGGCATCACGCTAATAAAATATATTAAACGCCATTATCCTGAGCTTTCAGTTATTGTCCTGACCATGAACAATAATCCGGCTATTTTAAGCGCGATATTGGAGCTGGATATTGAGGGCATCGTTTTAAAGCAAGGCGCCCCAACCGATTTACCTAAAGCACTTTCTGCGTTGCAGAAGGGGAAACAATTTACCCCTGAAAGTGTTTCTAAGTTACTGGAAAAGGTAAATGCGAATGGCTATGGGGATAAGCGTTTATCGCCTAAAGAGAGTGAAGTTTTGCGTTTATTTGCCGAAGGTTTTCTTGTTACCGATATCGCTAAAAAACTCAATCGTAGTATTAAGACGATAAGCAGTCAGAAAAAATCAGCCATGCTAAAACTGGGTGTAGATAACGATATTGCATTACTTAATTATTTATCTTCTGTCACCATTGACAAAAATAGGGCTAAATAACCAAATCGTGATCTTTTTGAATGTAGAATCGGTAATGATGAAGAGTCATGATGGTTACCGATTCTACATTATTTAGCCCCCTAATTCTTCTGGTTTAAATATCACTGTATTTCATTAATGTTTCTTTTAACATAGCCAGTGATACTGGTTTTGACAGGCAGTCATTCATTCCTGCATCGACACAACGTTGCTTTCCTTTTGCTAAGGCATTAGCAGTGACGCCGATAATTGATTTAGGATAGCCTTTATTTCTCAGGTATTGAGTCAGTTCGTATCCATCCATATTTGGCATGTTGACATCCGTCAGAATAATATCTACAGGATTGTTTTTCAGGTATTCAATGGCATCAAGACCATCATTGGCCATGGATGCACTAAACCCTAACGAACTTAATTGATCAACCAGCAGATTTTGATTAATAGGATGGTCATCCACGACTAACACTTTAATCTTGTTCAGGCGATGATCTGTCTGTATGGTTTTCGCGGAAATCGGTAAGGTTAATGCCGGAATTGCAGGCAATTCGGGGTGCTCTGTGAAAAGATTGTCCAGCATTGTGTCCAATTTACTTAATTCATACGTATTATATAACCAATAGTTTTTCCGAATTTGTGCTGGTGGGTCAATGTGTTTTTCGGATATGACGATAAAGCCACGTACAGACATATTGCGTTTTTTTTCTTGATCACTAATGAATATTTCAGTGCCATCTGTTTTTTTTCCGTCATAAAGCATGACGTGGAAATGATGCTGTGTGAGAAAATTGAGTAAATAGTTTTCCAGAAAACGGTTGTGAATATCCAATAAAATGCTATTTTTCTCCCGTTGATTGGGGAGTGGTTTGGTATGATATTTTGCACTGTATAAAGGGATACGAATGGAAAAGATACTGCCAATATGTTTTTGTGAAATAAATTCAATATCACCATCCATCAGGTTAATTAATTTTTCGCAAATGGCCAATCCCAATCCTGTACCGTGTGAAGTATTTTCTTTATTCCCGCTAATTTGAAAAAATGGCTCAAATAATTGCAGTTGTAATTTATCTTCGATGCCAATGCCGGTATCTTTGATGCTGAGATACAGGTAACCATGTCGGGTTGTCATTTCAATGATGACACAGCCAGTGGCTGTAAATTTAATGGCATTATTCAGTAAATTAGCGATGATTTGTTGTAGTCTTACCGGGTCATTAAGCACACTGTCGGGAACATCAGGGTCAATATAGCAATAGAGTCCCAACCCTTTTTTTGTCGTCAGGGGAAGATAGTTTGCAATGACGTGAGAGACTATCTCTCTGCAATTGAAATCTTTCGGTTCAATTTTTAATTGATTAGATTCAATTTTAGAAAAATCGAGAATATCACTGATAATTTTGAGTAACAAGGATGATGAATTATTCATTGTTGCCAGTAATCGTGCTGATTCCGGCAATAATGAATGGGATTGCATCAGTTCCAGATTGCCAATGATGCCATAGAGCGGGGTTCTTAACTCATGGCTGACAGTGGCAAGAAACATCGATTTTGCCTGATTGGCTTGTTCTGCCGCTGAAGCCATTTCTTGCAAGGATTTCTCCATTTTTACCCGGCTACTGACATCGATCAGGACACAAATGGCCACTTCTTCGTTGCGATATCGTGAATGGACAAAACTAATTTGCAGGTGATTATTGTTGTTGGTGACGACATCAATATAGCTGCTGGTTTTATCGCAGATGATATCAATAATGCGTTTTTGATCGTCGTGGGTCAGCATCCGGGTATAATTATGTGCCAGCTCATTACTCAGGATATTAGCACCATCACTGACTCTTAAAATGCTGATCCCTACTGGCGCAGAGGCGACAATTTTATGATTGAATTGTTCATTTTCTTCAAGCCGGATCGCATTTTCCTGAGCTGGCGAAAACATTTTTCGCTCAAATAGCCAAATAAAAAAGAAGATTAAGATCGTAGAAATAATATTTAATACGATACTGTGCATGATGCTGGTTTTAAGTTCATCATAAATCGATTTTAATGGAAATGAATAGGCAATATATAATGATGAAGGGGCTAAACGCCGTATTAATACCAAAGAGGTAATATTTTCATCATAACCGAAATAAGGTGATTTGATATCGGTAAAGGGTGATCTGATATTATTTTTTGCCGGGCGAACCAGTACGGGTTGGTTTCTTTCACTGAGTAACATGACCTGGGTGGCCTGATATTTTTTGTATAGAAAGTTTTCTAGTGAGATCGTTGTTTCGACGCCGACGATGCCGATCATTTTTCCATCAACATACACTGGGGTAACCGCGTAAAGCGTGCCGGTGTCGATTTTTGTATTGGGTAAGATCCAAAAGAGGGTTTGCTCTTTCCCTTGTGCTTTCATCTTAATTAACTTGTTGGTGTGTTCATAGATGAGCTTTTTGAGTTTGTCTGGTTCATTCATGTTGTTATCAGTGAATAGATTCACCAGGCACATACTTGAGGTGTCAACGAAAAAAATCTGGCTCATTGTGCGCGTACTGGCAAAAATCGTTTTCCAAAATAAAAGTTGTGTACTCACTGAGGTTAAATAATCATGTTTTTTTTGGCGTAAAAGTTGACAATTGGAATTCGTTATTAAAGGAACATAGGCGGTTATTGCGGTTATTGCGGTTATTGCGGTTTGATCGGTTGGCGAAACAATAATCTCTTTTACATTCTTTTTTGATAAAAAGTTTTCCGTCATAGATTGAACATCACGCAGGGTGCTGGTGATGTATCGTATATGAGCAAACGCCATGTCGTAGTTACTATTATATTCTTGACGAATGTCCGATTTGGCAGCATTAAAAATATTTGATAAATAAAAACTGGTTAATAAGATACCGAGTGCCCACAACATCAATCCAAGCACCCGGAAAAGGAAGCGAGATATCTTTAGTGACGTTCGAAAAGAGGATAAATATCTCAAGAGATCGCCTGATGAAAAATATGATTAATAATAATTGATTACAGCATATACCAGTGTTGCAGGGAATACAAAGTCGCATTTAACCGTTGTGAATGCTTCGCTAAAATACGCAGTAAAAAGCAGGCATTAAATGCCTGCTTTGTGGGACAGCGATACAGCCGGATTATAATAAGATAAATGAATTTACTTAATTGATGGGATCATTATTTTCTTCATCAGAAGAAATCGCTGTATTATTCTCCTCATCTTCGTCATCAGGCTCAGCGATGCGTTGTAAGCCGACAACTTTCTCGTCTTCTGCGGTACGGATCAGCGTGACGCCTTGTGTATTACGACCAACAACACTGACCTCAGACACTCGGGTTCTCACCAGAGTCCCGGCATCCGTGATCATCATGATTTGATCGGTTGGCTCTACCTGGATTGCACCGATCACGTTGCCGTTACGTTCGCTGACTTTAATGGAGATAACCCCCTGAGTCGCACGGGATTTGGTCGGGTATTCGCCTTCGGCTGTGCGTTTACCATAACCATTTTCGGTCACGGTCAGGATTTCACCTTCCCCGCGAGGAATGATCAGTGAAACAACTTTATCCCCTGCACTGAGTTTGATACCACGAACCCCCGTAGCAGTACGACCCATTGCACGTACACCTTTTACGCGGACAGTGCCATCTTCCAGTGTCTCTTCCTCTTCTTCAAGGAAACGGACAACCTTGCCCTTTGCCGAGAACAGCATGACTTCATTGCTACCGTCTGTCAGGTCAACACCAATTAACTCATCACCTTCATTCAGGTTGACGGCAATGATACCGGCACTGCGTGGACGACTGAATTCGCTGAGTTTGGTTTTCTTAACAACACCACTGGCTGTTGCCATGAAGATATTTAACCCTTCTTCATATTCACGCACCGGTAAGATGGCGGTAATGCGTTCATTCTGATCCAATGGCAGCAGGTTAACTA carries:
- the prpB gene encoding methylisocitrate lyase, which codes for MAFSSAGLAFRQAIEAESPLQVVGTINANHALLAKRAGYKAIYLSGGGVAASSLGLPDLGISTLDDVLVDIRRITDVCDLPLLVDADIGFGASAFNVARTLRSIIKAGAAGMHIEDQVGAKRCGHRPNKEIVSKQEMVDRIKAAVDARTDDNFVIMARTDALAVEGLDATLDRATAYIEAGADMLFPEAITELQMYQAFASRTQVPILANITEFGATPLFTLEELKRVNVAIALYPLSAFRAMNKAAEQVYTALRREGTQKNVINMMQTRHELYESINYYDFERKLDALFSPKKQQR
- the prpR gene encoding propionate catabolism operon regulatory protein PrpR, which translates into the protein MASGHAGERDNNRPVIWTVSVSRLFDLFRDITPEFDHQVDITPIQLGFEQAVQHIRKRLETERCDAVICAGSNGAYLKSRLSVPVILAKASGFDFMQALARARQISSRIGVITYQNTLPALEAFQQRFHLRIAQRSYVTEEDARAQVNALKALGIKVIVGAGLITDLAYEAGLVGVFVYSADSIRQAFHDALEMARMTKLSQAVVSPYPAEDKLRTRHTIRDIRGHSVAVEHVRNTIMLYSRSTATVLIQGESGTGKELVAQAIHHEYTLRYRQLAGKHPRPFVAVNCGAIAESLLEAELFGYEEGAFTGSQRGGRAGLFEIAHRGTLFLDEIGEMPLLLQTRLLRVLEEKSVVRVGGYRPIAVDVRIICATHCDLDTWVREGRFRADLFYRLSVLRINVPALRERGNDIGLLAIEYLQRAFAALNSPVSAVRMQELAECYGVLQDYHWPGNVRELRNLMERIALYLSAHPEQGLTPALILSLSPERQIEMAAIENYRQTAQKKSLPPINTIFSAHNIDQHDITVHDIVARFSGNRRAAAEYLGISRTTLWRRLKQEKKEGASTDKPIKNA
- a CDS encoding MFS transporter, which codes for MLTERGISLPFVLVASLLAGCIEVDMSIPSFPDIAASFGVAEGDIQRTITYNFLGFVFGALLYGPLSESFGRRKIMLFGGCVMLLGALGCTYANSIELLMLSRFVQGLGACTPVVVVYAIIADRYQGATMYSMIGLVNACISIFMSLAPLAGGWINEHWGWRGNYAVVATITAAVLLLELLFLPETKKEKTPLDIKGIARNYVQLTMSFRFMRLSLIPSLLFAAYMVFIASSAFLYRETFSLSLSAFVMHFFIIVASFSLPSLFSTRMIALFGGEQRAEKIGMFLAITSILSLLIANTPWAITVLMSLFCFGFAICYPTLFARSMGVYPEIYGVAASYIMSLRSLLVVMVTGIASYVFIGRPEEMSYVMASVVGIVLLLSVMSFTAAPSKRH
- the rcsD gene encoding phosphotransferase RcsD; translation: MYKQPPIKPSAILRFYVLFVILLFTSLFLFGYNYFDIWLMEKKYAISSVAAKMRLQIKDYRYHANHIFKLSNTLPDSPQEKTPLFKSRPDVYWLEDRHQSVDAIIFGQYNNPTIQLAQRLSSYLDILWGSHNEYLSMYYLNGRENNLLLITTHSVIKPGIRFQDSYLIKNPGSRRIDMLDQSITLDEKESISFINVLRDENIYFYTYKAAFNAAGQVTTVIAFDLPINNLLPVDMSPANFRLQANNVINEYEYEEPKKLEKLEVSLNGFWLEFSQPLNIMPYTLIYQVPLKVLIVDLLFRNVWLLLSILLFFLFSLSGLVYIRRRYIAPNAAMSLELQIKEALNRDIISNISVGVIVYDFAANELVTSNKAAKKLMPYLELNKVRAMAQQHHGLIQTAINEAIYDVKMYSNSLLPDTCLFLLQDKDQEIMANKRLQLAHREYDKNLQIRQVILSNIHHEIKDPMSCVNEIATQLKQLSSDDNEQDLLDKLLVKSAYIAEWIEDVALLNALESGNWQPENDVFSLSSRLEDILQAFLPTFNLKGLMVYYHFNIPPETLFMGDGVAVSKIVSLLFNYAITTTSYGKISLIVNRSGQYDNHIKIELVDSGAGLSERDLMSLNFPFLNPLAEDKYSTHSGMAFYLCNQLCKKMGGSLDIKSKLGLGTHYVINLLLPQYDDENGKVPQILAGVKILMDINNPEIKKIIHTYLNHYGAEYVNKRKENITERYDIILTDKPHTEERPTLLLVGSLTGFKQLAPGVVQCNYNFVDDFLNAISFLIEENASLDEEPKETSKIAEPACDLAKNIDSLDSHIYHLLKSDQIQLANSEYRKLFIETIPMDMTKLYSHIEQHDWISLSQTVHRLKGAFAMLDLKFLRSSCEALEKHIADNNEVEIKKSISLIDSFVTKLLQQGNQQYEEP
- the rcsB gene encoding response regulator transcription factor RcsB, with product MKNLNVIIADDHPIVLFGIRKSLEQIEWINVVGEFENSTTLINSLPHIEADVLITDLSMPGDKYGDGITLIKYIKRHYPELSVIVLTMNNNPAILSAILELDIEGIVLKQGAPTDLPKALSALQKGKQFTPESVSKLLEKVNANGYGDKRLSPKESEVLRLFAEGFLVTDIAKKLNRSIKTISSQKKSAMLKLGVDNDIALLNYLSSVTIDKNRAK